A single region of the Rattus rattus isolate New Zealand chromosome 8, Rrattus_CSIRO_v1, whole genome shotgun sequence genome encodes:
- the Tlcd5 gene encoding TLC domain-containing protein 5, with amino-acid sequence MAVGLCVQVLCSLGGWLSLYMSLCGLNKHRSCEWSCRLVTFTHGILSIGLSAYIGFIDGPWPFTHPGSPNTPLQVHVLCLTLGYFIFDLGWCIYFQSEGALMLAHHTLSILGIIMALALGESGTEVNAVLFGSEITNPLLQMRWFLRETGHYHSFTGDVVDFLFVALFTGVRIGVGAHLLFCEMVSPTPKWFVKVGGVAMYAVSWCFMVSIWRFAWKKSVKKYHAWRSRRNEERQLRHNGHLKTH; translated from the exons ATGGCAGTaggtctgtgtgtgcaggtgctgtgCAGCCTGGGTGGCTGGCTCTCCCTCTATATGTCTCTCTGCGGCCTGAATAAGCACCGAAGCTGTGAGTGGAGCTGTCGGCTTGTGACCTTCACCCACGGAATCCTCTCTATAGGCCTGTCTGCTTACATTGGCTTCATCGATGGTCCTTGGCCTTTTACCCACCCAG GCTCACCGAACACACCTCTCCAAGTTCACGTTCTGTGTCTTACCTTGGGTTACTTCATCTTCGACTTGGGCTGGTGCATCTATTTCCAGTCTGAGGGCGCCCTGATGCTGGCTCATCACACACTGAGCATCTTGGGGATCATCATGGCCCTCGCGCTTGGGGAGTCTGGCACAGAGGTCAACGCCGTTCTCTTTGGAAGTGAGATCACCAACCCGCTGCTCCAGATGCGATGGTTTCTCCGGGAAACTGGCCACTATCACAGTTTCACAGGGGACGTAGTGGACTTCCTCTTTGTGGCCCTGTTCACGGGTGTGAGGATCGGTGTAGGTGCTCATCTCCTTTTCTGTGAAATGGTCTCACCCACACCCAAGTGGTTTGTGAAGGTTGGGGGAGTGGCGATGTACGCTGTGTCCTGGTGCTTCATGGTTAGCATCTGGCGCTTTGCGTGGAAGAAAAGCGTCAAGAAGTACCATGCGTGGAGAAGCAGACGGAATGAGGAGCGCCAGCTAAGACACAATGGGCATCTCAAGACACACTAG